AGTCTGAGACAAACCCCCTGGGAGCACCCCGAGAGCTGAAGTCCCCAAACTTACCGTCCCGCTGCTCAGCGTGCCCAGCTGTATCCAGGAGAAGAGCTCGTCCCTGCCCGGCTCCTCCCACAGCCAGAGCGCTGTCTGCAGGTCCTTCTCCAGCACCCCAAGCGCCATTGGGCCTGGAGCTCGGACGGAGTCAGGGCAGCGCCCGGCACGACGGgaccctgatctcggccggggtctgggcagcgcccggcacgacggggccctgatctcggccggggtctgggcagcgcccggcacgacggggccctgatctcggccggggtctgggcagcgcccggcacgacggggccctgatctcggccggggtctgggcagcgtctggcacgacggggccctgatctcggctggggtctgggcagcacccgacacgacggggccctgatctcggccggggtctgggcagcgcccggcacgacggggccctgatctcggccggggtctgggcagcgcccggcacgacggggccctgatctcggccggggtctgggcagcgcccggcacgacggggccctgatctcggccggggtctgggcagcgcccggcacgacggggccctgatctcggccggggtctgggcagcgcccggcacgacggggccctgatctcggccggggtctgggcagcgcccggcacgacggggccctgatctcggccggggtctgggcagcgcccggcacgacggggccctgatctcggccggggtctgggcagcgcccggcacgacggggccctgatctcggccggggtctgggcagcgtctggcacgacggggccctgatctcggctggggtctgggcagcacccgacacgacggggccctgatctcggccggggtctgggcagcgtccggcacgacggggccctgatcttgggcggggtctgggcagcgcccggcgcgacggggccctgatgtcggccagggtctgggcagcgcctggcacgacggggccctgatctcggccggggtctgggcagcgcccggcacgacggggccctgatctcggccagggtctgggcagcgcccgacacgacggggccctgatcctgGTCGCGGTACTCAAGTGTTAGGAGTACCAGGAGCTGGCAGGTCTGGGGGTCGGTCCCAGGAGGTTGCACGGAGGAGGCAGATCCCCCCCAGCTCTGTCTCCGTCTGTCTCCCCAGCAGGTGGTTTCAGTGCCAGCCGcagccatggcccccgggggtctcttccccctgctcctgctgcccctcgtCCTGCTGGGCGccggcctggcccagctcacTGCACCCCAGAGCTACTGGAAGTTTGTTGCGGAGCACGTGGATTTCCCCCGgacccgccccccgcccggccagGGCTACTGTGACTTGGTGATGGAGCGCCTGAGCTGGATGCTCAGTATCTGCAAACTCAGCCACACCTTCCTCCACGCCAGCAGCCGCAAGCTGCGGTCCGTCTGCCACCCCCTAGCTGGGATCTGCAACCGGCAGGAGTGCGACAGCCGCAGGCCCATCTCCCTCACCACCTGCCAGCTCAGATCGACCCCCCGCCCGCACCGGTGCCTCTATACGGGTGTGCCCCAGCGCCGCAGGGTCCGGCTGGAGTGTCGCGGGGGGCGGCCCGTGCGCTTCATCAGAGTGCTGTAAGGCCGGCGTCGGCCGGGGGCTGCTCCCCTAGGCTCCCGGGCAGCCTCTGGCCCTACGGCTTCTGGCGCtgggtccctgctgcccctcttgGGCAGGGCCCCCCAGGAGTCCCCACGGGGACGTCCAGCATCTCAACACCCCCAGGCCGGCAGCTTGGGGTCCCACTCCAGGAGCTGGTTCTCGGCCACCCCAGTGACACAGCAGGCACCAGATCCCCGACTGGCGCCGAGAGCCTGGTGCCCACCTCCCCGGGTGCCCCTCGCACGGCACAGACACCCTCCCTGCACCCGTTGGGCCTGGGGGGCCGGTGTGGGGAGAAGATGGTCctggggggaccctgggggcTCTTGCTGAGTTTtgttccccagctgcttcctgcaataAAGCCCTTCCCAGCAGCGCACCGAGCCGTGCGTTCGGCGCCGGGGCCCCTGAGGGCTCTGCGTGGGgcgggctggcctggctggggaaagGCAACTAtagggttgggggggcggggcgcccCATGCAGGGTCCAGgccgtgggggaggggtgtgacgGGAACACTGGGGCACACTCTGACCCTCCCGCCAGGAGACACACCTGAGCGCAGCCTGTCTGTGACgggaggagcccagccaggcGTCCCCCGCAGCGCTGCAGAGGCTGGGGGCCGGGGTATTCCGCCGCTGGGGCCGTGCCCCcggagctggctctgggctctgcacCCGCACACGTCCTGCCCACCGCCTCCAGCTGCCCTTCGTTACCTGCACAGATCTCTCCTCCCTTCCGCACTCAGGGACGCACACACCTTTGCCC
The window above is part of the Carettochelys insculpta isolate YL-2023 chromosome 32, ASM3395843v1, whole genome shotgun sequence genome. Proteins encoded here:
- the LOC142004528 gene encoding ribonuclease-like — encoded protein: MAPGGLFPLLLLPLVLLGAGLAQLTAPQSYWKFVAEHVDFPRTRPPPGQGYCDLVMERLSWMLSICKLSHTFLHASSRKLRSVCHPLAGICNRQECDSRRPISLTTCQLRSTPRPHRCLYTGVPQRRRVRLECRGGRPVRFIRVL